A single region of the Xiphias gladius isolate SHS-SW01 ecotype Sanya breed wild chromosome 17, ASM1685928v1, whole genome shotgun sequence genome encodes:
- the rbm14a gene encoding RNA-binding protein 14a isoform X1 yields MSGDNVKLFVGNLPLDATHDELNKLFAPYGEINTCSLLRQYAFVTLKGEGAADRAIRHLDGKEYRGRPLVVEESRARPPNSTKVFVGNLSATCSADDLHGLFSTFGRVLDCDKVKARLCSNVGYAFVHMERKEDALAAIDALNGTMFKGRQLAVELSKAQPLINQIVTAGNSANPTGGREGLLPRPPPSLEHHQSQAAVLAAAAAAAAGLPIQVQQSVHNSFYNTTSFDPTYAALKGITSAKGADGVIYGALASQVYGAVADQVYHDLANHNSGASAAVEEVEPQTGPDPTTLFEAARAKFFQEGQKVLAEQQAGKKAASSDNERDRSPIRGNRAPLLPDPVPGSFAQIRPKRRALLPTPPGGPEDPAAATTPEGSDPVARSYTEYYQQMHQYQQYQQYQQQYQYLQYAYTNPPPPPPPPPPPPATTQAQASTTATAPPGTYTAPPTYAASGAYAAPGTYGASGSYDTSSGSYDASSGSYDNSARYDASGGYGAYDSSGAYAAAGSYSTSTPYEQTPAHGQPMPQRHDYPYHTPEPPYR; encoded by the exons ATGAGCGGTGACAACGTTAAGTTATTTGTGGGCAACCTTCCATTAGATGCAACTCACGACGAGCTAAACAAGCTCTTCGCGCCGTATGGAGAGATCAACACCTGCTCCTTGCTCAGGCAGTATGCCTTTGTTACCCTGAAGGGAGAGGGGGCAGCAGACAG GGCCATACGACATCTTGATGGTAAAGAGTACAGAGGCAGGCCCCTGGTGGTCGAGGAATCCCGTGCACGCCCACCCAACTCCACTAAAGTGTTTGTGGGGAACCTGAGTGCAACATGTTCAGCTGATGATTTACACGGGCTGTTCTCAACCTTCGGAAGAGTTTTAGACTGTGATAAAGTCAAAG CCAGATTATGCTCAAATGTTGGCTATGCCTTTGTGCAtatggagaggaaggaggatgCCCTGGCAGCTATTGACGCACTCAACGGGACCATGTTCAAGGGCCGTCAGTTGGCTGTAGAGCTGTCCAAAGCCCAACCTTTAATCAACCAGATTGTAACGGCCGGAAATTCAGCTAACCCTACCG GTGGCAGAGAGGGTCTTCTTCCGCGACCACCTCCATCACTAGAGCATCACCAGAGTCAAGCAGCTGTGcttgcagcagctgcagcagctgccgCAGGACTACCCATAcaa GTTCAACAAAGTGTCCATAACTCATTCTACAACACAACATCCTTTGACCCTACCTACGCTGCTCTGAAGGGCATTACAAGCGCTAAAGGTGCAGATGGGGTGATATATGGTGCTCTTGCCAGCCAGGTGTATGGAGCTGTTGCTGACCAGGTGTACCATGATCTGGCCAATCACAATTCTGGAGCCAGCGCCGCTGTTGAAGAAGTGGAGCCACAGACAGGACCAGACCCAACAACACTTTTCGAGGCAGCTAGAGCCAAGTTCTTTCAGGAGGGACAGAAG GTTCTGGCAGAGCAGCAGGCAGGGAAAAAGGCAGCGTCTTCAGATAACGAGCGGGACCGTAGCCCTATCAGAGGAAATCGAGCCCCCCTCCTCCCTGACCCTGTCCCAGGTTCCTTCGCTCAGATACGACCCAAACGACGTGCCCTGCTGCCAACACCACCGGGAGGACCTGAAGACCCTGCCGCCGCCACGACTCCTGAAGGGTCAGATCCAGTTGCTAG GTCTTACACAGAGTACTACCAGCAAATGCATCAATACCAACAGTATCAACAGTACCAACAACAGTACCAGTATCTTCAGTATGCCTACACCaatcctccacctcctccgccACCTCCTCCGCCTCCACCAGCCACCACACAGGCACAGGCCTCTACCACAGCCACTGCACCCCCAGGAACGTACACAGCACCCCCAACATATGCCGCATCGGGAGCCTACGCAGCGCCAGGAACGTACGGCGCTTCAGGAAGTTACGACACCTCATCAGGGAGCTACGATGCCTCATCTGGAAGCTACGACAACTCTGCGCGCTATGACGCATCTGGGGGCTACGGAGCATATGATTCATCAGGGGCTTACGCAGCAGCGGGAAGCTACTCCACATCCACACCGTATGAGCAGACACCCGCACACGGGCAACCCATGCCCCAGCGCCATGATTACCCTTACCACACGCCAGAACCCCCTTACCGATAG
- the rbm14a gene encoding RNA-binding protein 14a isoform X3, giving the protein MSGDNVKLFVGNLPLDATHDELNKLFAPYGEINTCSLLRQYAFVTLKGEGAADRAIRHLDGKEYRGRPLVVEESRARPPNSTKVFVGNLSATCSADDLHGLFSTFGRVLDCDKVKARLCSNVGYAFVHMERKEDALAAIDALNGTMFKGRQLAVELSKAQPLINQIVTAGNSANPTGGREGLLPRPPPSLEHHQSQAAVLAAAAAAAAGLPIQVQQSVHNSFYNTTSFDPTYAALKGITSAKGADGVIYGALASQVYGAVADQVYHDLANHNSGASAAVEEVEPQTGPDPTTLFEAARAKFFQEGQKVLAEQQAGKKAASSDNERDRSPIRGNRAPLLPDPVPGSFAQIRPKRRALLPTPPGGPEDPAAATTPEGSDPVARSYTEYYQQMHQYQQYQQYQQQYQYLQYAYTNPPPPPPPPPPPPATTQAQASTTATAPPGTYTAPPTYAASGAYAAPGTYGASGSYDTSSGSYDASSGSYDNSARYDASGGYGAYDSSGAYAAAGSYSTSTP; this is encoded by the exons ATGAGCGGTGACAACGTTAAGTTATTTGTGGGCAACCTTCCATTAGATGCAACTCACGACGAGCTAAACAAGCTCTTCGCGCCGTATGGAGAGATCAACACCTGCTCCTTGCTCAGGCAGTATGCCTTTGTTACCCTGAAGGGAGAGGGGGCAGCAGACAG GGCCATACGACATCTTGATGGTAAAGAGTACAGAGGCAGGCCCCTGGTGGTCGAGGAATCCCGTGCACGCCCACCCAACTCCACTAAAGTGTTTGTGGGGAACCTGAGTGCAACATGTTCAGCTGATGATTTACACGGGCTGTTCTCAACCTTCGGAAGAGTTTTAGACTGTGATAAAGTCAAAG CCAGATTATGCTCAAATGTTGGCTATGCCTTTGTGCAtatggagaggaaggaggatgCCCTGGCAGCTATTGACGCACTCAACGGGACCATGTTCAAGGGCCGTCAGTTGGCTGTAGAGCTGTCCAAAGCCCAACCTTTAATCAACCAGATTGTAACGGCCGGAAATTCAGCTAACCCTACCG GTGGCAGAGAGGGTCTTCTTCCGCGACCACCTCCATCACTAGAGCATCACCAGAGTCAAGCAGCTGTGcttgcagcagctgcagcagctgccgCAGGACTACCCATAcaa GTTCAACAAAGTGTCCATAACTCATTCTACAACACAACATCCTTTGACCCTACCTACGCTGCTCTGAAGGGCATTACAAGCGCTAAAGGTGCAGATGGGGTGATATATGGTGCTCTTGCCAGCCAGGTGTATGGAGCTGTTGCTGACCAGGTGTACCATGATCTGGCCAATCACAATTCTGGAGCCAGCGCCGCTGTTGAAGAAGTGGAGCCACAGACAGGACCAGACCCAACAACACTTTTCGAGGCAGCTAGAGCCAAGTTCTTTCAGGAGGGACAGAAG GTTCTGGCAGAGCAGCAGGCAGGGAAAAAGGCAGCGTCTTCAGATAACGAGCGGGACCGTAGCCCTATCAGAGGAAATCGAGCCCCCCTCCTCCCTGACCCTGTCCCAGGTTCCTTCGCTCAGATACGACCCAAACGACGTGCCCTGCTGCCAACACCACCGGGAGGACCTGAAGACCCTGCCGCCGCCACGACTCCTGAAGGGTCAGATCCAGTTGCTAG GTCTTACACAGAGTACTACCAGCAAATGCATCAATACCAACAGTATCAACAGTACCAACAACAGTACCAGTATCTTCAGTATGCCTACACCaatcctccacctcctccgccACCTCCTCCGCCTCCACCAGCCACCACACAGGCACAGGCCTCTACCACAGCCACTGCACCCCCAGGAACGTACACAGCACCCCCAACATATGCCGCATCGGGAGCCTACGCAGCGCCAGGAACGTACGGCGCTTCAGGAAGTTACGACACCTCATCAGGGAGCTACGATGCCTCATCTGGAAGCTACGACAACTCTGCGCGCTATGACGCATCTGGGGGCTACGGAGCATATGATTCATCAGGGGCTTACGCAGCAGCGGGAAGCTACTCCACATCCACACC
- the rbm14a gene encoding RNA-binding protein 14a isoform X2: MSGDNVKLFVGNLPLDATHDELNKLFAPYGEINTCSLLRQYAFVTLKGEGAADRAIRHLDGKEYRGRPLVVEESRARPPNSTKVFVGNLSATCSADDLHGLFSTFGRVLDCDKVKARLCSNVGYAFVHMERKEDALAAIDALNGTMFKGRQLAVELSKAQPLINQIVTAGNSANPTGGREGLLPRPPPSLEHHQSQAAVLAAAAAAAAGLPIQVQQSVHNSFYNTTSFDPTYAALKGITSAKGADGVIYGALASQVYGAVADQVYHDLANHNSGASAAVEEVEPQTGPDPTTLFEAARAKFFQEGQKVLAEQQAGKKAASSDNERDRSPIRGNRAPLLPDPVPGSFAQIRPKRRALLPTPPGGPEDPAAATTPEGSYTEYYQQMHQYQQYQQYQQQYQYLQYAYTNPPPPPPPPPPPPATTQAQASTTATAPPGTYTAPPTYAASGAYAAPGTYGASGSYDTSSGSYDASSGSYDNSARYDASGGYGAYDSSGAYAAAGSYSTSTPYEQTPAHGQPMPQRHDYPYHTPEPPYR; encoded by the exons ATGAGCGGTGACAACGTTAAGTTATTTGTGGGCAACCTTCCATTAGATGCAACTCACGACGAGCTAAACAAGCTCTTCGCGCCGTATGGAGAGATCAACACCTGCTCCTTGCTCAGGCAGTATGCCTTTGTTACCCTGAAGGGAGAGGGGGCAGCAGACAG GGCCATACGACATCTTGATGGTAAAGAGTACAGAGGCAGGCCCCTGGTGGTCGAGGAATCCCGTGCACGCCCACCCAACTCCACTAAAGTGTTTGTGGGGAACCTGAGTGCAACATGTTCAGCTGATGATTTACACGGGCTGTTCTCAACCTTCGGAAGAGTTTTAGACTGTGATAAAGTCAAAG CCAGATTATGCTCAAATGTTGGCTATGCCTTTGTGCAtatggagaggaaggaggatgCCCTGGCAGCTATTGACGCACTCAACGGGACCATGTTCAAGGGCCGTCAGTTGGCTGTAGAGCTGTCCAAAGCCCAACCTTTAATCAACCAGATTGTAACGGCCGGAAATTCAGCTAACCCTACCG GTGGCAGAGAGGGTCTTCTTCCGCGACCACCTCCATCACTAGAGCATCACCAGAGTCAAGCAGCTGTGcttgcagcagctgcagcagctgccgCAGGACTACCCATAcaa GTTCAACAAAGTGTCCATAACTCATTCTACAACACAACATCCTTTGACCCTACCTACGCTGCTCTGAAGGGCATTACAAGCGCTAAAGGTGCAGATGGGGTGATATATGGTGCTCTTGCCAGCCAGGTGTATGGAGCTGTTGCTGACCAGGTGTACCATGATCTGGCCAATCACAATTCTGGAGCCAGCGCCGCTGTTGAAGAAGTGGAGCCACAGACAGGACCAGACCCAACAACACTTTTCGAGGCAGCTAGAGCCAAGTTCTTTCAGGAGGGACAGAAG GTTCTGGCAGAGCAGCAGGCAGGGAAAAAGGCAGCGTCTTCAGATAACGAGCGGGACCGTAGCCCTATCAGAGGAAATCGAGCCCCCCTCCTCCCTGACCCTGTCCCAGGTTCCTTCGCTCAGATACGACCCAAACGACGTGCCCTGCTGCCAACACCACCGGGAGGACCTGAAGACCCTGCCGCCGCCACGACTCCTGAAGG GTCTTACACAGAGTACTACCAGCAAATGCATCAATACCAACAGTATCAACAGTACCAACAACAGTACCAGTATCTTCAGTATGCCTACACCaatcctccacctcctccgccACCTCCTCCGCCTCCACCAGCCACCACACAGGCACAGGCCTCTACCACAGCCACTGCACCCCCAGGAACGTACACAGCACCCCCAACATATGCCGCATCGGGAGCCTACGCAGCGCCAGGAACGTACGGCGCTTCAGGAAGTTACGACACCTCATCAGGGAGCTACGATGCCTCATCTGGAAGCTACGACAACTCTGCGCGCTATGACGCATCTGGGGGCTACGGAGCATATGATTCATCAGGGGCTTACGCAGCAGCGGGAAGCTACTCCACATCCACACCGTATGAGCAGACACCCGCACACGGGCAACCCATGCCCCAGCGCCATGATTACCCTTACCACACGCCAGAACCCCCTTACCGATAG